The nucleotide sequence GCTTCTGCCTCTGGTTTCACTGCCGGAAGTAGAAACCTGGATTGAAACCTGGTCCTTCTCCGAGACCATTCACTCCCGTTCCTATACGCATATTATCCGTAATATCGTTAATGACCCGTCTGTAGTTTTTGACGATATCGTAGAAAACGAGCATATCCTAAAGCGCGCTAAAGATATCGCGCACTACTATGACGACCTGATTCAGTTGACTAACGACTACCACCGCTTTGGCGAAGGTACACATACCATCGCAGGCGAAAAGGTCGAAATTAAGCTAAGCGATCTCAAGAAAAAACTGTATCTGTGCCTGATGTCGGTTAACGCGCTGGAGGCCATCCGCTTTTACGTTAGTTTTGCCTGCTCATTTGCCTTTGCTGAGCGTGAGCTGATGGAAGGTAACGCGAAGATAATAAAATTAATCGCCCGCGATGAAGCCCTTCACCTTACCGGCACTCAGCATATGCTGAACCTGCTGCGTAACGGACAGGATGACTTTAGCTTCCTGCAAATTGCAGAAGAATGTAAACAGGAATGTTTTGACCTGTTCAAAGCCGCAGCTGAGCAGGAAAAAGAGTGGGCAGAATACCTGTTTAAAGACGGCTC is from Vibrio sp. JC009 and encodes:
- the nrdB gene encoding class Ia ribonucleoside-diphosphate reductase subunit beta, with amino-acid sequence MAYSTFSQTKNDQLKEPMFFGQPVNVARYDQQKFEIFEKLIEKQLSFFWRPEEVDVSSDRIDYNNLPDHEKHIFISNLKYQTLLDSIQGRSPNVALLPLVSLPEVETWIETWSFSETIHSRSYTHIIRNIVNDPSVVFDDIVENEHILKRAKDIAHYYDDLIQLTNDYHRFGEGTHTIAGEKVEIKLSDLKKKLYLCLMSVNALEAIRFYVSFACSFAFAERELMEGNAKIIKLIARDEALHLTGTQHMLNLLRNGQDDFSFLQIAEECKQECFDLFKAAAEQEKEWAEYLFKDGSMIGLNKDILCQYVEYITNIRMQAVGLDAAYPGATSNPIPWINAWLSSDNVQVAPQEAEISSYLVGQIDNEVTADDFGDFEL